Proteins encoded by one window of Mangrovibacterium diazotrophicum:
- a CDS encoding ABC-F family ATP-binding cassette domain-containing protein: MISVDQLVVSFGGFDLFKGVSFLITPKDRIGLTGKNGAGKSTMLKMLAGKQNPSEGTISMPKDVRIGYLPQHMVVSNDKTVFEETRTAFDEILSMKNEIDSLNHEIATREDYESDSYMNLIHRVTDLNDRYLMFGGNNMEAEIEQTLKGLGFERKDFTRHTSEFSGGWRMRIELAKILLRRPDVFLLDEPTNHLDIESIQWLEDFLSSYSGAVVLVSHDRAFLDNVTNRTVEISLGRIYDYKANYSKYLELRKEHKETQLAAYRNQQKLIEETEQFIERFRYKATKAVQVQSRSKMLEKLDRIEVEEEDNSRLNIKFPPAIRSGTVVVECKHLSKSYGNFEVLNDIDLVIERGDKVAFVGKNGEGKTTLARVILSELEHTGELKIGHNVKVGYFAQNQAQLMDENLTVLETIDQIAVGDVRTKIRDILGAFMFSGEDVDKKVKVLSGGERTRLAMIRLMLEPVNFLVMDEPTNHLDMRSKEMLKNALAEYDGTVLVVSHDREFLDGLVKCVYEFKNKKVKQHLGGIYDFLQKKKLESLKELEQKVPNASQSAKPEEKKVAQQESTLSYEERKEINKAISKLEKSVEQSENEIARLEDEIAAMDEKMANPESMSDPSIFEQYEKLKKDLEAVMEQWAEYTEEHENLLKQKTW; this comes from the coding sequence ATGATTTCGGTTGACCAGTTGGTGGTGAGTTTTGGTGGTTTTGATTTGTTTAAAGGCGTGTCGTTCCTGATTACGCCCAAGGACCGTATCGGTTTAACCGGTAAAAACGGGGCCGGCAAGTCGACCATGCTGAAGATGTTAGCGGGTAAGCAAAACCCGAGCGAAGGAACCATCTCGATGCCGAAAGATGTACGCATTGGTTACCTGCCGCAGCACATGGTGGTGTCGAACGACAAGACGGTTTTCGAGGAAACCAGAACAGCTTTCGACGAGATCCTGTCGATGAAAAACGAGATCGACAGCCTGAACCACGAAATTGCAACCCGCGAGGATTACGAATCGGACAGCTACATGAACCTGATTCACCGGGTAACCGACCTGAATGATCGTTACCTGATGTTTGGCGGGAATAACATGGAAGCCGAAATTGAGCAAACCCTGAAAGGTTTGGGTTTCGAGCGGAAGGACTTTACGCGCCACACGTCGGAATTCAGCGGGGGCTGGCGCATGCGGATCGAGTTGGCAAAAATCCTGCTCCGCCGGCCGGATGTGTTTTTACTCGATGAGCCGACCAACCACCTCGACATTGAGTCGATCCAGTGGCTCGAAGATTTCCTGAGCAGCTACAGTGGTGCCGTGGTGCTGGTTTCGCACGACCGCGCCTTCCTGGACAATGTTACTAACCGGACGGTTGAGATTTCACTCGGCCGCATTTACGACTATAAAGCCAACTACAGCAAATACCTCGAACTGCGCAAGGAGCACAAGGAGACGCAGCTGGCAGCCTACCGCAACCAGCAAAAGCTGATTGAAGAGACGGAGCAGTTCATCGAGCGGTTCCGCTACAAAGCTACCAAGGCTGTGCAGGTTCAATCGCGCTCGAAGATGCTCGAAAAGCTGGACCGTATTGAGGTGGAAGAAGAAGATAATTCGCGCCTGAACATCAAGTTTCCGCCGGCGATCCGGTCGGGTACTGTGGTGGTTGAATGTAAACACCTGTCGAAAAGCTACGGCAATTTCGAGGTGTTGAATGATATTGATTTGGTGATTGAGCGGGGCGATAAAGTCGCTTTTGTTGGAAAGAACGGCGAAGGAAAAACAACCCTGGCGAGGGTAATTTTGAGCGAGCTGGAACACACCGGTGAGCTGAAGATTGGCCACAATGTGAAGGTGGGCTACTTTGCCCAAAACCAGGCCCAGCTGATGGATGAAAACCTTACTGTGCTGGAAACCATCGACCAGATTGCTGTAGGCGATGTTCGCACCAAAATCCGCGATATTTTGGGGGCTTTCATGTTCTCGGGCGAAGATGTGGATAAGAAAGTGAAGGTGCTTTCCGGTGGCGAGCGCACCCGTTTGGCCATGATCCGTTTGATGCTGGAGCCGGTGAACTTCCTCGTGATGGACGAACCGACCAACCACCTGGACATGCGCTCGAAAGAGATGCTGAAAAACGCTTTGGCCGAATACGACGGAACCGTGCTGGTTGTATCGCACGACCGTGAATTCCTGGATGGTTTGGTGAAGTGCGTTTACGAATTCAAGAATAAGAAAGTGAAGCAGCACCTTGGCGGTATCTACGATTTTTTGCAAAAGAAAAAGCTGGAATCGCTGAAAGAGCTGGAGCAGAAAGTACCGAACGCTTCACAATCAGCGAAGCCGGAGGAAAAGAAAGTTGCACAACAGGAAAGTACGCTGAGCTACGAAGAGCGGAAGGAAATCAATAAAGCCATCAGCAAACTCGAAAAGTCGGTTGAGCAATCGGAAAACGAGATTGCCCGCCTTGAGGATGAGATCGCGGCGATGGATGAAAAAATGGCCAATCCTGAAAGCATGAGCGATCCGTCCATCTTTGAGCAATACGAAAAGCTGAAAAAGGATTTGGAAGCGGTGATGGAACAGTGGGCCGAATACACCGAAGAGCACGAAAATTTGCTGAAACAAAAGACCTGGTAG
- a CDS encoding ammonium transporter has protein sequence MMKNGKLSWLLILLVLIVVSIAGVFVPSGFGGLDDPNIVTGDVAWMLTATALVLLMTPGLAFFYGGMVNPKNILSTMLQSFIAMGVVSVVWVLVGFSLAFGDSIGPEGYGLFGNPGTFFLFRNVCGATDPNLSPTIPLALFAMFQLKFAIITPALITGSFAGRVRFRAYMLFMVLFTLFIYAPLCHWTWHPNGFLRNWGVLDFAGGTVVHMSAGFAALAGAIFLGKRKDFGKEMKPANIPFVLLGAGMLWFGWFGFNAGSALGANSTAALALMNTNTASAAAMLAYLFYDMAKGKKPSGMGAAIGLVVGLVAITPAAGFVNVGSSLFIGVAAAIVSNIAIELRSKTRLDDTLDVFPAHGMGGIVGMLLTAVFAQEVGLIHGDPTTFLFHLAALVIVGIFTFGGSMLMYKITDMIVSLRVSAQSEKIGLDISQHNESYDFEYKSDSKL, from the coding sequence ATGATGAAAAATGGTAAGCTGAGTTGGCTTCTCATTCTATTGGTATTGATTGTTGTCAGTATTGCAGGCGTATTTGTGCCCAGCGGCTTCGGTGGGCTTGATGATCCAAACATTGTAACCGGAGATGTAGCCTGGATGTTGACTGCTACTGCTTTGGTACTATTAATGACTCCCGGTTTGGCCTTCTTCTACGGAGGTATGGTAAATCCCAAAAATATTTTATCAACCATGCTGCAAAGCTTCATCGCCATGGGCGTTGTTAGTGTTGTGTGGGTTTTGGTTGGTTTCAGTCTGGCGTTCGGCGACAGCATCGGACCCGAAGGATATGGCCTTTTCGGTAATCCCGGAACCTTTTTCCTTTTCCGAAATGTGTGCGGCGCAACTGATCCGAATTTAAGCCCGACCATTCCGTTGGCTTTGTTCGCGATGTTTCAGTTGAAATTTGCCATCATCACACCTGCCTTGATTACCGGATCTTTCGCCGGACGGGTACGCTTCCGTGCGTACATGTTATTCATGGTTTTATTCACTTTATTTATATATGCACCTTTGTGTCACTGGACCTGGCATCCGAATGGATTCCTTCGTAACTGGGGAGTTCTCGATTTTGCAGGGGGTACCGTTGTACACATGTCTGCTGGTTTTGCGGCGCTTGCCGGAGCTATTTTTCTTGGTAAACGCAAGGATTTTGGCAAAGAGATGAAACCAGCCAACATTCCTTTTGTTCTACTTGGAGCAGGTATGCTTTGGTTCGGGTGGTTTGGCTTCAACGCCGGATCGGCTTTAGGAGCCAACTCAACAGCAGCTTTAGCGCTGATGAACACGAACACGGCTTCTGCTGCAGCTATGCTGGCTTATTTGTTCTACGACATGGCAAAAGGTAAAAAACCTTCGGGTATGGGTGCTGCCATTGGTTTGGTTGTAGGTTTGGTTGCCATTACGCCTGCCGCCGGTTTCGTGAATGTTGGTTCGAGCTTGTTTATCGGGGTTGCTGCTGCAATCGTGAGTAACATCGCTATCGAGCTGCGTTCGAAAACCCGCCTGGACGATACGCTGGATGTTTTCCCGGCACACGGTATGGGCGGTATTGTTGGTATGTTGCTGACTGCCGTGTTTGCACAGGAAGTCGGTTTGATCCATGGTGATCCTACAACATTCCTTTTCCACTTGGCGGCTTTGGTAATTGTTGGTATATTCACCTTCGGTGGATCGATGCTGATGTACAAGATTACCGACATGATTGTTTCGTTGCGCGTTTCTGCTCAGTCAGAGAAGATTGGTTTGGATATCAGCCAGCACAACGAATCGTACGATTTTGAATATAAAAGCGATAGTAAGCTTTAA
- a CDS encoding Lrp/AsnC family transcriptional regulator, protein MTLRNNLDQIDLHILDIITKNARIPFKDVAAEVGVSRAAVHQRVNRMIEMSVITGSGYQIDPKKVDYKTCTYVGVFLEKGGFYEDVASMLQSIPEIVECHYTTGAYAIFVKVYARDNEHLKEILSDKVQKISGVSSTETFISLEETFKRQVPISY, encoded by the coding sequence ATGACATTACGAAACAATCTGGATCAGATAGACTTACACATTCTTGACATTATTACCAAGAATGCCCGTATTCCGTTTAAAGATGTAGCGGCTGAAGTTGGCGTATCACGCGCAGCTGTTCACCAACGCGTTAATCGCATGATCGAAATGAGCGTAATTACAGGCTCTGGCTATCAAATCGATCCTAAAAAGGTGGATTATAAAACATGTACCTACGTGGGTGTATTCCTTGAAAAAGGTGGCTTTTACGAAGACGTAGCATCCATGCTGCAGTCGATTCCCGAAATCGTGGAATGCCACTACACCACTGGTGCATACGCCATTTTTGTGAAAGTGTATGCTCGCGATAACGAGCACCTTAAAGAAATATTGAGCGACAAAGTTCAAAAGATTTCGGGCGTTTCAAGTACCGAAACCTTTATCTCGCTCGAAGAAACGTTCAAACGTCAGGTGCCGATTAGCTACTAG
- a CDS encoding type 1 glutamine amidotransferase — MNPLRIHVLQHVPFEGPAALTEWFAANNCSVNYTRFYEANSILPPLDSFDRLVIMGGPMSVTDEAEHPWLKEEKQFIRTAVDNGKTVVGICLGSQLLAAALGQRVYPGKQPEIGWFPIYKTEEGKNTELLKAFPDETVVFHWHGDTFDLPPQAKRLFYSEVTPNQSFAIGTKVLALQCHLEVTEDAIDGMLDVFSHHLIDAPFVQSAEEIRRGYQLIETNKQLLFRVMDALD, encoded by the coding sequence ATGAACCCACTCCGCATCCACGTTTTACAGCATGTGCCTTTTGAAGGCCCGGCCGCCCTCACCGAATGGTTTGCAGCCAACAACTGCAGCGTAAACTACACCCGTTTTTACGAAGCGAACTCCATCCTTCCCCCACTCGACAGCTTCGACCGGCTGGTAATTATGGGTGGCCCGATGAGCGTGACCGACGAAGCCGAACACCCGTGGTTGAAGGAAGAAAAGCAGTTCATCCGCACGGCTGTCGACAACGGCAAAACAGTGGTTGGCATTTGCCTGGGATCGCAGTTACTGGCCGCAGCGCTGGGGCAGCGGGTTTACCCGGGAAAACAGCCCGAGATTGGCTGGTTCCCGATTTATAAAACCGAAGAAGGGAAAAACACAGAACTTTTGAAGGCTTTCCCCGACGAAACCGTCGTCTTCCACTGGCATGGCGACACTTTCGATCTGCCGCCGCAAGCCAAACGCCTGTTTTATTCGGAAGTCACCCCCAACCAATCGTTTGCGATTGGCACCAAAGTGCTGGCGCTGCAATGCCACCTCGAAGTAACCGAAGACGCCATCGACGGGATGCTCGACGTTTTTAGCCACCACCTCATTGACGCACCGTTTGTGCAATCGGCTGAAGAAATCCGCCGGGGCTACCAGCTAATCGAAACCAACAAGCAACTACTCTTCAGGGTGATGGATGCGTTGGATTAA
- the rlmB gene encoding 23S rRNA (guanosine(2251)-2'-O)-methyltransferase RlmB — translation MYNRDRAPKQKSDDMIFGIRAIIEAINSGKEIDKVLLQKGERGDLFKEAFDLIRQHEIPFQYVPVEKLNRITRKNHQGVIAFVSPVTFYDIENYLPTLFEEGKNPVILVLDQVTDVRNFGAIVRTAECAGVDAVLVPDKGAARINADAVKTSAGALHLVPVCRTKDLKKSVLYLQQSGLKIIAATEKSSENYIKTDYSGPVAIVMGSEEFGIDRQILDLADDRVQIPILGKIQSLNVSVAAGLLVYEVVRQRAEASS, via the coding sequence ATGTATAACAGAGACAGAGCACCAAAGCAAAAGTCGGACGATATGATTTTCGGTATCCGTGCCATAATCGAAGCCATCAATTCGGGTAAAGAAATTGACAAGGTATTATTGCAAAAAGGGGAGCGGGGAGACCTTTTCAAAGAGGCGTTCGATCTGATTCGCCAGCATGAAATTCCTTTTCAGTATGTGCCGGTTGAAAAACTGAACCGCATTACCCGAAAAAACCACCAGGGGGTGATTGCTTTTGTGTCTCCCGTCACTTTTTATGATATTGAAAATTACCTGCCTACTTTGTTTGAAGAAGGTAAAAACCCGGTGATCCTGGTGCTTGACCAGGTAACGGATGTGCGCAACTTTGGTGCGATTGTTCGTACGGCAGAGTGTGCCGGTGTGGATGCTGTTTTGGTTCCGGATAAAGGTGCCGCGCGCATCAATGCCGATGCAGTGAAAACCTCGGCAGGAGCTTTGCACCTGGTGCCGGTTTGCCGTACAAAAGACCTGAAAAAATCGGTTCTTTACCTGCAACAATCAGGCTTGAAGATTATCGCGGCAACTGAAAAGTCGTCGGAAAATTACATCAAAACCGATTACAGCGGACCGGTAGCAATTGTAATGGGATCGGAAGAGTTTGGAATTGATCGCCAGATTCTGGACCTGGCGGATGATCGGGTTCAAATACCGATTTTGGGCAAGATTCAATCGTTAAACGTATCAGTGGCTGCCGGACTACTGGTTTATGAAGTTGTCCGGCAGCGAGCCGAGGCTAGTAGCTAA
- a CDS encoding Lrp/AsnC family transcriptional regulator — protein MNQDHIEPLPQIDELDEKILKLITKNARIPFLEVARECGVSGAAIHQRVQRLLNLGVVSGSEFIVNPAKLGYNTCAYMGVYLEKAKYHSQVAKALREIPEVVECHYTTGQYAIFVKIQTKTNKHLKKLIDEAFQEIEGIARTETFISLEMDFKRQVAIK, from the coding sequence ATGAACCAAGATCATATTGAACCGCTACCACAGATTGATGAGCTGGACGAGAAAATCCTCAAACTTATAACAAAGAACGCCCGTATTCCATTCCTTGAAGTAGCTCGGGAATGCGGCGTATCAGGTGCAGCCATTCATCAGCGCGTGCAGCGTCTTTTAAATTTGGGTGTTGTTTCGGGAAGTGAGTTCATCGTTAACCCGGCTAAGTTGGGTTACAACACTTGTGCTTATATGGGAGTTTATCTTGAAAAAGCCAAATACCACTCACAAGTGGCCAAAGCTTTGCGCGAGATCCCGGAGGTTGTTGAATGTCATTACACAACTGGGCAGTATGCCATTTTTGTGAAGATTCAAACCAAAACCAACAAGCACTTAAAGAAGCTTATCGACGAAGCATTCCAGGAAATTGAAGGAATTGCCCGTACAGAAACATTCATTTCGTTGGAAATGGATTTCAAGCGGCAAGTTGCGATCAAGTAA